The following coding sequences lie in one Pseudomonas monsensis genomic window:
- the trkA gene encoding Trk system potassium transporter TrkA: MKIIILGAGQVGGSLAEHLASEANDITVVDTDGERLRDLGDRLDIRTVQGRGSLPSVLRQAGADDADMLVAVTNSDETNMVACQVAHTLFHTPTKIARVREASYLNREEQLFQNEAIPVDVLISPEQVVTNYIKRLIQHPGALQVIDFAEGAAQLVAVRAYYGGPLVGQQLRQLREHMPNVETRVAAIFRRDRPILPQGDTVIEADDEVFFIAARENIRAVMSEMRRLDETYKRIVIAGGGQIGERLAEAIESRYQVKIIEMSPARCRYLSDTLDSTVVLQGSASDRDLLLEENIADADIFLALTNDDEANIMSSLLAKRLGAKKVMTIINNPAYVDLIQGGDIDIAISPQLATIGTLLAHVRRGDIVSVHSLRRGAAEAIEAIAHGDAKSSKVIGKPIEKIGLPPGTTIGAVIRNEQVIIAHDDTVIEAGDHVILFLVDKKHIRDVEKLFHVGLSFF; this comes from the coding sequence ATGAAAATCATCATCCTCGGTGCGGGACAGGTCGGCGGTTCGCTGGCCGAGCATTTGGCCAGCGAGGCCAACGACATCACGGTGGTCGACACTGACGGCGAGCGCCTGCGCGACCTCGGCGACCGCCTCGACATCCGCACCGTGCAGGGCCGGGGCTCGCTGCCGTCGGTGCTGCGTCAGGCCGGCGCCGACGATGCCGACATGCTGGTGGCGGTGACCAACAGCGACGAGACCAACATGGTCGCCTGCCAGGTTGCCCACACGTTGTTCCACACCCCGACCAAGATCGCCCGGGTGCGCGAAGCGTCCTACCTCAATCGCGAGGAGCAGTTGTTCCAGAACGAAGCGATCCCGGTCGACGTGCTGATCAGCCCCGAGCAAGTGGTGACTAACTACATCAAGCGCCTGATCCAGCACCCCGGTGCGTTACAGGTGATCGACTTCGCCGAAGGCGCGGCGCAACTGGTGGCAGTGCGCGCCTATTACGGCGGGCCGTTGGTGGGTCAGCAACTGCGGCAGTTGCGCGAGCACATGCCAAATGTCGAGACTCGCGTGGCAGCGATTTTCCGCCGTGACCGACCGATCCTGCCGCAAGGCGACACGGTGATCGAAGCGGATGATGAAGTCTTCTTCATCGCCGCCCGTGAGAATATTCGCGCGGTCATGAGCGAAATGCGCCGCCTCGACGAAACCTACAAACGCATTGTCATTGCTGGCGGCGGGCAGATTGGCGAACGCCTGGCCGAGGCCATCGAAAGCCGTTATCAGGTGAAGATCATCGAGATGAGCCCGGCACGTTGCCGCTATCTCTCCGACACCCTCGACAGCACCGTGGTGTTGCAGGGCAGCGCTTCCGACCGCGACCTGCTGCTGGAAGAGAACATCGCCGACGCCGACATTTTCCTCGCGCTGACCAACGATGACGAAGCCAACATCATGTCGTCGTTGCTGGCCAAACGGCTGGGGGCGAAGAAGGTGATGACGATCATCAACAATCCGGCCTACGTCGATCTGATTCAGGGCGGCGACATCGACATCGCCATCAGCCCGCAGCTTGCGACCATCGGCACCTTGCTGGCGCACGTGCGCCGTGGCGATATCGTCAGTGTGCACTCACTGCGTCGCGGTGCTGCGGAAGCCATCGAGGCGATTGCCCACGGTGATGCGAAGTCGAGCAAGGTAATTGGCAAACCGATCGAGAAGATCGGCCTGCCACCGGGCACCACCATCGGCGCGGTCATCCGCAACGAACAGGTGATCATCGCCCACGATGACACGGTGATCGAAGCGGGCGACCATGTGATCCTGTTCCTTGTGGATAAAAAGCATATTCGCGATGTGGAGAAGCTGTTTCATGTGGGGTTGAGCTTCTTCTGA